A region from the Hippoglossus hippoglossus isolate fHipHip1 chromosome 16, fHipHip1.pri, whole genome shotgun sequence genome encodes:
- the LOC117776943 gene encoding uncharacterized protein LOC117776943 isoform X2, whose translation MSHNFSEQLLLKPMLPKDISQSPEGWAKRDRAKPKSASSKFYTVPNTVPVPERTKSTVKTERNLQKCTDKKNSSNDLTRTGSEPATEVDALWTCKPTEVVVAVLRHAEQKLNFTLRHREFQSLRPDELIIGEVMECYIRAINYEDTPGRLYHMNHYTMGVILHGTREQMARQGLKKVTFADYDGAIGFVNIRNVHWTFVYLHALSNHIFVVDPLQGSNEVEDSRNAGYRFEQYFKMRRNRFGKEDWVNIKWKPGKITHTFQKDGTSCGIFVMQIDASKQSLQNLRRDMADDILKGSVSKDEYCSFCGNEDLPQTADDAVWIQCGTCTRWFHTQCLGMTAARIPNKDTPWYCELCNSPNQ comes from the exons ATG TCTCATAACTTCTCTGAGCAGTTACTCCTTAAACCAATGCTACCAAAGGACATCTCTCAATCTCCGGAGGGTTGggcaaagagagacagagcaaagCCCAAGAGTGCCAGCTCCAAATTTTACACTGTTCCAAACACTGTTCCAGTTCCAGAGAGAACAAAGTCAACTGTGAAGACTGAAAGAAATCTCCAGAAGTGCACAGATAAGAAGAACAGCAGCAATGACCTCACAAGGACAGGTTCCGAGCCTGCAACAGAG GTTGATGCCCTTTGGACATGCAAACCAACTGAAGTTGTTGTGGCTGTTTTAAGACATGCTGAACAGAAGCTGAATTTCACCCTGCGGCACAGAGAGTTCCAGAGTTTGAGGCCTGATGAACTTATCATTGGCGAG GTAATGGAATGTTACATTAGAGCCATTAATTATGAGGATACTCCTGGCCGACTATACCACATGAATCACTACACCATGGGTGTAATTTTACACGGCACAAGAGAGCAGATGGCCAGGCAAGGGTTAAAAAAG GTCACATTTGCTGACTATGATGGAGCCATTGGATTTGTAAATATAAGAAATGTGCACTGGACATTTGTG TATCTACATGCCCTTTCAAACCACATTTTTGTGGTTGATCCTCTGCAAGGGTCAAATGAAGTTGAGGACTCCAGAAACGCTGGCTACAGATTTGA GCAGTATTTCAAGATGCGCCGGAATAGATTTGGAAAGGAGGACTGGGTTAACATCAAGTGGAAGCCTGGCAAGATAACCCACACCTTCCAGAAAGATGGCACCAGTTGTGGGATCTTTGTCATGCAG ATTGACGCATCAAAGCAATCTCTTCAAAATCTAAGAAGAGATATGGCAGATGACATTCTGAAAGGATCAG tttcaaAGGATGAGTACTGTTCCTTCTGTGGAAATGAGGACCTGCCCCAAACTGCTGATGATGCTGTTTGG ATTCAGTGTGGAACGTGTACAAGATGGTTTCACACGCAGTGCCTTGGAATGACAGCAGCACGAATaccaaacaaagacacaccTTGGTATTGTGAGTTGTGCAACAGCCCTAACCAATGA
- the LOC117776943 gene encoding uncharacterized protein LOC117776943 isoform X1 encodes MSHNFSEQLLLKPMLPKDISQSPEGWAKRDRAKPKSASSKFYTVPNTVPVPERTKSTVKTERNLQKCTDKKNSSNDLTRTGSEPATEVDALWTCKPTEVVVAVLRHAEQKLNFTLRHREFQSLRPDELIIGEVMECYIRAINYEDTPGRLYHMNHYTMGVILHGTREQMARQGLKKVTFADYDGAIGFVNIRNVHWTFVYLHALSNHIFVVDPLQGSNEVEDSRNAGYRFEQYFKMRRNRFGKEDWVNIKWKPGKITHTFQKDGTSCGIFVMQMAKMTVKEFPNIPQMFHIDASKQSLQNLRRDMADDILKGSVSKDEYCSFCGNEDLPQTADDAVWIQCGTCTRWFHTQCLGMTAARIPNKDTPWYCELCNSPNQ; translated from the exons ATG TCTCATAACTTCTCTGAGCAGTTACTCCTTAAACCAATGCTACCAAAGGACATCTCTCAATCTCCGGAGGGTTGggcaaagagagacagagcaaagCCCAAGAGTGCCAGCTCCAAATTTTACACTGTTCCAAACACTGTTCCAGTTCCAGAGAGAACAAAGTCAACTGTGAAGACTGAAAGAAATCTCCAGAAGTGCACAGATAAGAAGAACAGCAGCAATGACCTCACAAGGACAGGTTCCGAGCCTGCAACAGAG GTTGATGCCCTTTGGACATGCAAACCAACTGAAGTTGTTGTGGCTGTTTTAAGACATGCTGAACAGAAGCTGAATTTCACCCTGCGGCACAGAGAGTTCCAGAGTTTGAGGCCTGATGAACTTATCATTGGCGAG GTAATGGAATGTTACATTAGAGCCATTAATTATGAGGATACTCCTGGCCGACTATACCACATGAATCACTACACCATGGGTGTAATTTTACACGGCACAAGAGAGCAGATGGCCAGGCAAGGGTTAAAAAAG GTCACATTTGCTGACTATGATGGAGCCATTGGATTTGTAAATATAAGAAATGTGCACTGGACATTTGTG TATCTACATGCCCTTTCAAACCACATTTTTGTGGTTGATCCTCTGCAAGGGTCAAATGAAGTTGAGGACTCCAGAAACGCTGGCTACAGATTTGA GCAGTATTTCAAGATGCGCCGGAATAGATTTGGAAAGGAGGACTGGGTTAACATCAAGTGGAAGCCTGGCAAGATAACCCACACCTTCCAGAAAGATGGCACCAGTTGTGGGATCTTTGTCATGCAG ATGGCCAAGATGACGGTGAAGGAATTTCCTAACATACCACAGATGTTTCACATTGACGCATCAAAGCAATCTCTTCAAAATCTAAGAAGAGATATGGCAGATGACATTCTGAAAGGATCAG tttcaaAGGATGAGTACTGTTCCTTCTGTGGAAATGAGGACCTGCCCCAAACTGCTGATGATGCTGTTTGG ATTCAGTGTGGAACGTGTACAAGATGGTTTCACACGCAGTGCCTTGGAATGACAGCAGCACGAATaccaaacaaagacacaccTTGGTATTGTGAGTTGTGCAACAGCCCTAACCAATGA
- the LOC117776943 gene encoding uncharacterized protein LOC117776943 isoform X3 — translation MSHNFSEQLLLKPMLPKDISQSPEGWAKRDRAKPKSASSKFYTVPNTVPVPERTKSTVKTERNLQKCTDKKNSSNDLTRTGSEPATEVDALWTCKPTEVVVAVLRHAEQKLNFTLRHREFQSLRPDELIIGEVMECYIRAINYEDTPGRLYHMNHYTMGVILHGTREQMARQGLKKYLHALSNHIFVVDPLQGSNEVEDSRNAGYRFEQYFKMRRNRFGKEDWVNIKWKPGKITHTFQKDGTSCGIFVMQMAKMTVKEFPNIPQMFHIDASKQSLQNLRRDMADDILKGSVSKDEYCSFCGNEDLPQTADDAVWIQCGTCTRWFHTQCLGMTAARIPNKDTPWYCELCNSPNQ, via the exons ATG TCTCATAACTTCTCTGAGCAGTTACTCCTTAAACCAATGCTACCAAAGGACATCTCTCAATCTCCGGAGGGTTGggcaaagagagacagagcaaagCCCAAGAGTGCCAGCTCCAAATTTTACACTGTTCCAAACACTGTTCCAGTTCCAGAGAGAACAAAGTCAACTGTGAAGACTGAAAGAAATCTCCAGAAGTGCACAGATAAGAAGAACAGCAGCAATGACCTCACAAGGACAGGTTCCGAGCCTGCAACAGAG GTTGATGCCCTTTGGACATGCAAACCAACTGAAGTTGTTGTGGCTGTTTTAAGACATGCTGAACAGAAGCTGAATTTCACCCTGCGGCACAGAGAGTTCCAGAGTTTGAGGCCTGATGAACTTATCATTGGCGAG GTAATGGAATGTTACATTAGAGCCATTAATTATGAGGATACTCCTGGCCGACTATACCACATGAATCACTACACCATGGGTGTAATTTTACACGGCACAAGAGAGCAGATGGCCAGGCAAGGGTTAAAAAAG TATCTACATGCCCTTTCAAACCACATTTTTGTGGTTGATCCTCTGCAAGGGTCAAATGAAGTTGAGGACTCCAGAAACGCTGGCTACAGATTTGA GCAGTATTTCAAGATGCGCCGGAATAGATTTGGAAAGGAGGACTGGGTTAACATCAAGTGGAAGCCTGGCAAGATAACCCACACCTTCCAGAAAGATGGCACCAGTTGTGGGATCTTTGTCATGCAG ATGGCCAAGATGACGGTGAAGGAATTTCCTAACATACCACAGATGTTTCACATTGACGCATCAAAGCAATCTCTTCAAAATCTAAGAAGAGATATGGCAGATGACATTCTGAAAGGATCAG tttcaaAGGATGAGTACTGTTCCTTCTGTGGAAATGAGGACCTGCCCCAAACTGCTGATGATGCTGTTTGG ATTCAGTGTGGAACGTGTACAAGATGGTTTCACACGCAGTGCCTTGGAATGACAGCAGCACGAATaccaaacaaagacacaccTTGGTATTGTGAGTTGTGCAACAGCCCTAACCAATGA